From Streptomyces sp. Edi4, one genomic window encodes:
- a CDS encoding DUF4177 domain-containing protein has translation MTKWEYATVPLLVHATKQILDTWGEDGWELVQVVPGPNNPEQLVAYLKREKQA, from the coding sequence ATGACCAAGTGGGAATACGCGACCGTGCCCCTTCTCGTGCACGCGACCAAGCAGATTCTGGACACCTGGGGCGAGGACGGCTGGGAGCTGGTCCAGGTCGTCCCGGGTCCGAACAACCCCGAGCAGCTGGTGGCCTACCTGAAGCGGGAGAAGCAGGCATGA
- a CDS encoding WhiB family transcriptional regulator, producing the protein MGWVTDWSAQAACRTTDPDELFVQGAAQNRAKAVCTGCPVRTECLADALDNRVEFGVWGGMTERERRALLRRRPTVTSWHRLLETARTEYERSTGILPVCAEDVCVDGVCVEEESETGYDYRHSFGDEAYAAAG; encoded by the coding sequence ATGGGCTGGGTAACCGACTGGAGTGCGCAGGCAGCCTGCCGCACTACCGATCCGGACGAACTGTTTGTACAAGGCGCAGCGCAGAACAGGGCCAAGGCGGTGTGCACCGGTTGCCCGGTGCGGACCGAGTGCCTGGCCGACGCGCTCGACAATCGCGTCGAATTCGGCGTGTGGGGCGGAATGACGGAGAGGGAGCGGCGCGCACTTTTGCGCAGGCGCCCCACCGTCACCTCTTGGCACCGCCTCTTGGAGACCGCGCGCACCGAGTACGAGCGCAGCACGGGAATTCTGCCCGTGTGCGCGGAGGACGTGTGCGTGGACGGCGTGTGCGTGGAGGAGGAGTCGGAGACGGGCTACGACTACCGGCATTCCTTCGGAGACGAGGCGTACGCGGCGGCGGGCTGA
- a CDS encoding ArsA family ATPase, which translates to MTLDAVEPLAIDPLLDDPGTRIIVCCGSGGVGKTTTAAALGVRAAERGRKVVVLTIDPARRLAQSMGIDSLDNTPRRVKGVQGEGELHAMMLDMKRTFDEIVEAHADPARARAILTNPFYQSLSAGFAGTQEYMAMEKLGQLRAKDEWDLIVVDTPPSRSALDFLDAPKRLGSFLDGKFIKLLMAPAKMGGRAGMKFLNVGMSMMTGTLGKLLGGPFLNDVQTFVAAMDTMFGGFRTRADATYRLLQAPGTAFLVVAAPERDALREAAYFVERLAADHMPLAGLVLNRVHGSAAAQLSAERALAAAESLAENPVEDPVEDPIDGLVEDEDTVGDLVGDSVEIATGIRVKNLDGRRIVDQEAGKAGDRGPSVSSPDADEAANTAEADPAEAVHPGDSADLAENDVDRLTAGLLRLHAERMRVLAREQRTRDRFAALHPEVAVTEVPALPGDVHDLAGLRAIGDRLAAGASPGGVA; encoded by the coding sequence GTGACTTTGGACGCGGTCGAGCCGCTGGCGATCGATCCCCTGCTGGACGATCCGGGCACCCGGATCATCGTGTGCTGCGGCTCGGGCGGCGTGGGCAAGACAACAACCGCCGCAGCCCTGGGAGTTCGGGCCGCCGAGCGGGGCCGCAAGGTCGTGGTGCTCACCATCGACCCGGCCCGCAGGCTAGCCCAGTCGATGGGCATCGACTCGCTCGACAACACCCCGCGCCGGGTCAAGGGCGTCCAGGGCGAGGGCGAGCTGCACGCGATGATGCTCGACATGAAGCGGACCTTCGACGAGATCGTCGAGGCGCACGCGGATCCGGCCCGGGCCAGGGCGATCCTGACCAACCCGTTCTACCAGTCCCTGTCGGCCGGCTTCGCGGGCACGCAGGAGTACATGGCGATGGAGAAGCTCGGCCAGCTGCGGGCCAAGGACGAGTGGGACCTGATCGTGGTCGACACCCCGCCCTCACGCTCGGCACTCGACTTCCTCGACGCGCCGAAGCGGCTCGGCTCCTTCCTCGACGGCAAGTTCATCAAGCTGCTCATGGCGCCGGCGAAGATGGGCGGCCGGGCCGGGATGAAGTTCCTGAACGTCGGCATGTCGATGATGACCGGCACGCTCGGCAAGCTCCTCGGCGGGCCGTTCCTGAACGATGTGCAGACCTTCGTGGCGGCCATGGACACGATGTTCGGCGGGTTCAGGACCCGGGCGGACGCCACCTACCGGCTCCTCCAGGCGCCGGGCACCGCGTTCCTCGTGGTCGCGGCGCCCGAGCGGGACGCGCTGCGCGAGGCGGCGTACTTCGTGGAGCGCCTGGCCGCCGACCACATGCCTCTGGCCGGGCTCGTGCTCAACCGCGTACATGGCAGCGCCGCCGCCCAGCTCTCGGCCGAACGCGCCCTGGCGGCAGCGGAAAGCCTCGCGGAAAACCCGGTTGAGGACCCGGTTGAGGACCCGATTGACGGCCTGGTTGAAGACGAGGACACCGTCGGCGACCTCGTTGGTGACTCCGTTGAAATCGCAACGGGAATTCGTGTGAAAAATCTTGACGGCCGTCGCATTGTGGATCAGGAGGCCGGGAAGGCTGGAGATCGTGGCCCCAGCGTTTCCTCTCCCGACGCTGACGAGGCCGCCAACACCGCCGAGGCCGACCCCGCCGAGGCAGTCCACCCCGGTGACTCTGCCGACCTCGCCGAGAACGATGTCGACCGGCTGACCGCAGGATTGCTGCGGCTGCATGCCGAGCGCATGCGCGTGCTCGCGCGTGAACAGCGGACGCGCGACCGTTTCGCCGCGCTCCACCCCGAGGTCGCTGTCACCGAAGTGCCCGCCCTGCCGGGCGACGTTCACGACCTCGCGGGACTGCGGGCCATCGGGGACCGGCTCGCGGCCGGCGCTTCCCCGGGCGGAGTTGCCTGA
- a CDS encoding ArsA-related P-loop ATPase, protein MSRLQVVSGKGGTGKTTVAAALALALATEGKRTLLVEVEGRQGIAQLFETEALPYEERKIAVAPGGGEVYALAIDAERALLDYLQMFYKLGGAGRALKKLGAIDFATTIAPGVRDVLLTGKACEAVRRKNKQGGFAYDHVVMDAPPTGRITRFLNVNDEVAGLAKIGPIHNQAQAVMRVLKSPETAVHLVTLLEEMPVQETVDGIGELRGAELPTGKVIVNMVRPHVLDEAAVRGVTGDRRKEVAKALTRVGLTGSAKLVTPLLEQAAEHAERVELEREQRSVLGELGIPTYELPLIGGGMDLAGLYRLAAELRKLGVGE, encoded by the coding sequence GTGAGCAGGCTCCAGGTCGTCAGCGGCAAGGGCGGTACCGGCAAGACCACGGTCGCCGCAGCACTCGCGCTCGCCCTCGCGACAGAGGGCAAGCGCACGCTCCTCGTCGAGGTCGAGGGCAGACAGGGCATCGCGCAGCTCTTCGAGACGGAAGCCCTTCCGTACGAGGAGCGCAAGATCGCCGTCGCGCCCGGTGGCGGGGAGGTGTACGCCCTGGCCATCGACGCGGAACGGGCGCTCCTGGATTACCTCCAGATGTTCTACAAGCTGGGCGGTGCGGGCCGCGCCCTCAAGAAGCTCGGTGCGATCGACTTCGCGACCACCATCGCGCCGGGCGTCAGAGACGTGCTCCTGACCGGCAAGGCGTGCGAGGCGGTGCGCCGCAAGAACAAGCAGGGCGGGTTCGCGTATGACCACGTGGTCATGGACGCGCCTCCCACCGGGCGCATCACCCGCTTTCTGAACGTGAACGACGAGGTGGCCGGGCTCGCGAAGATCGGGCCGATACACAACCAGGCACAGGCGGTCATGCGGGTCCTCAAGTCGCCGGAGACGGCGGTGCACTTGGTGACGCTGCTCGAGGAGATGCCCGTACAGGAGACGGTGGACGGCATCGGCGAGCTGCGCGGCGCCGAGTTGCCGACGGGCAAGGTCATCGTGAACATGGTCCGCCCGCACGTCCTGGACGAGGCAGCCGTGCGCGGAGTCACGGGAGACCGGCGCAAGGAGGTCGCCAAGGCGCTGACGCGGGTCGGTCTCACCGGTTCGGCCAAGCTGGTGACGCCACTCCTGGAGCAGGCCGCCGAGCACGCGGAGCGGGTGGAGCTCGAACGTGAACAGCGGTCGGTGCTGGGCGAGTTGGGGATACCGACGTACGAACTCCCGCTGATCGGCGGGGGAATGGACCTGGCCGGGCTCTACCGCCTGGCTGCCGAACTGCGCAAGCTCGGGGTGGGTGAGTGA
- the nth gene encoding endonuclease III encodes MPESQSAPKATRAAKTRRAPEAEGAATAESAPQGGSEAVPASAPASAAPKKRAAAKGAAAAKKPAAPKKPAPAKEQPAPAKEQAAASESAVRAKRAAKSDAAAPKRAAKPREAAPAGSAAPAKSAAAPKVGRGAAGGKPESRAAMVRRARRINRELAEVYPYAHPELDFRNPYELLLATVLSAQTTDLRVNQTTPGLFAAYPTPEDLAAANPEEVEAIIRPTGFFRAKAKSIMGIAVALRDEFGGEVPGRLEDLVKLPGVGRKTANVVLGNAFGVPGITVDTHFGRLVRRFKWTEQEDPVKVEAEICAIFPKSEWTMLSHRVVFHGRRICHSRKPACGACPIAPLCPSYGEGETDPEKARKLLKYEKGGFPGQRLSPPPDYPGLPAPPLGGA; translated from the coding sequence GTGCCCGAGTCCCAGAGCGCACCCAAGGCCACGCGCGCGGCCAAGACCCGGCGCGCACCCGAGGCCGAAGGCGCCGCCACGGCCGAGAGCGCGCCACAGGGCGGCTCCGAGGCCGTTCCCGCGTCGGCTCCCGCGTCGGCCGCGCCCAAGAAGCGAGCCGCCGCCAAGGGGGCTGCTGCCGCCAAGAAGCCCGCCGCGCCCAAGAAGCCGGCCCCCGCGAAGGAACAGCCGGCCCCCGCGAAGGAACAGGCGGCGGCCTCCGAGAGCGCCGTCCGGGCCAAGCGGGCCGCGAAGTCCGACGCCGCCGCCCCCAAGCGCGCCGCCAAGCCTCGCGAGGCCGCCCCCGCCGGGTCGGCCGCCCCCGCCAAGTCGGCCGCCGCGCCCAAGGTGGGGCGCGGAGCTGCTGGGGGCAAGCCCGAGTCCCGGGCCGCGATGGTGCGCCGGGCCCGGCGGATAAACCGGGAGCTCGCCGAGGTTTATCCGTACGCCCATCCCGAGCTCGACTTCCGCAACCCCTACGAGCTGCTGCTCGCGACCGTCCTGTCGGCGCAGACCACGGACCTGCGGGTCAACCAGACGACGCCCGGGCTCTTCGCCGCGTACCCGACTCCGGAAGACCTCGCGGCGGCCAACCCCGAGGAGGTCGAGGCGATCATCCGGCCGACCGGGTTCTTCCGGGCCAAGGCCAAGTCGATCATGGGGATCGCCGTAGCCCTCAGGGACGAGTTCGGCGGCGAGGTCCCGGGTCGGCTGGAGGATCTGGTGAAATTGCCCGGCGTGGGACGGAAGACGGCAAATGTCGTGCTGGGCAATGCTTTTGGTGTCCCGGGAATCACCGTGGACACCCACTTCGGCAGGCTGGTGCGGCGTTTCAAATGGACCGAGCAGGAAGACCCGGTGAAGGTCGAGGCGGAGATCTGCGCGATCTTCCCCAAGAGCGAGTGGACGATGCTCTCGCACCGTGTCGTCTTCCACGGCCGCCGCATCTGCCACTCCCGCAAGCCCGCCTGCGGTGCCTGCCCGATCGCGCCGCTGTGCCCCTCGTACGGCGAGGGCGAGACCGATCCCGAGAAGGCGCGCAAGCTCCTCAAGTACGAGAAGGGCGGCTTCCCCGGCCAGCGGCTGAGCCCGCCGCCGGACTATCCGGGCCTTCCCGCGCCGCCGCTGGGGGGCGCCTGA
- a CDS encoding Crp/Fnr family transcriptional regulator encodes MDDVLRRAPLFAALDDEQAAELRASMSEVTLARGDALFHEGDPGDRLYVVTEGKVKLHRTSPDGRENMLAVLGPGELIGELSLFDPGPRTATATALTEVKLLGLGHGDLQPWLNARPEVATALLRAVARRLRKTNDQMSDLVFSDVPGRVARALLDLSRRFGVQSEEGIHVVHDLTQEELAQLVGASRETVNKALADFAQRGWLRLEARAVILLDVERLAKRSR; translated from the coding sequence GTGGACGACGTTCTGCGGCGCGCCCCGCTCTTCGCGGCGCTCGATGACGAGCAGGCCGCGGAGCTGCGCGCCTCGATGAGTGAGGTGACGCTCGCCCGAGGCGACGCGCTCTTCCACGAGGGCGACCCGGGTGACCGCCTGTACGTGGTCACCGAGGGCAAGGTGAAGCTGCACCGCACCTCGCCCGACGGCCGCGAGAACATGCTGGCCGTGCTCGGCCCCGGCGAGCTGATCGGCGAGCTGTCCCTGTTCGACCCGGGCCCGCGCACCGCCACGGCGACCGCGCTGACCGAGGTCAAGCTGCTCGGCCTGGGCCACGGCGACCTTCAGCCGTGGCTGAACGCCCGCCCGGAGGTCGCCACGGCCCTGCTGCGTGCCGTCGCCCGGCGCCTTCGCAAGACCAACGACCAGATGTCCGACCTGGTCTTCTCCGACGTGCCGGGCCGGGTCGCCCGCGCGCTCCTCGACCTGTCGCGCCGCTTCGGCGTGCAGTCCGAGGAGGGCATCCACGTCGTGCACGACCTGACGCAGGAAGAGCTGGCCCAGCTGGTCGGCGCCTCCCGCGAGACGGTCAACAAGGCGCTCGCGGACTTCGCCCAGCGCGGCTGGCTGCGCCTTGAGGCCCGCGCGGTCATCCTGCTCGACGTGGAGCGGCTGGCGAAGCGCTCGCGCTGA
- a CDS encoding CoA pyrophosphatase, whose protein sequence is MSTDGLPDWLEPVARAARDVEPEQMSRFLPPESGDGRQSAVLVLFGDGPRGPELLLMERASQLRSHGGQPSFPGGALDPEDGDPATTGPLRAALREAEEETGLDPAGVQIFGVLPRLYIPVSGFVVTPVLGWWHEPTPVRAVDSGETARVFTVPVADLTDPANRATAVHPRGHTGPAFLVESALVWGFTAGVIDRIVHYAGWERPWDRAKRVPLDWHA, encoded by the coding sequence GTGTCTACGGACGGCCTGCCCGACTGGCTGGAGCCGGTCGCGCGGGCGGCCCGGGACGTCGAGCCCGAGCAGATGAGCCGGTTCCTGCCGCCGGAGAGCGGCGACGGGCGGCAGTCCGCCGTGCTCGTGCTCTTCGGTGACGGCCCGCGCGGGCCCGAGCTGCTGCTCATGGAGCGGGCGAGCCAGCTGCGTTCGCACGGGGGCCAGCCGTCCTTCCCCGGTGGCGCCCTCGACCCGGAGGACGGCGATCCGGCCACTACGGGCCCGCTGCGGGCCGCGCTGCGCGAGGCGGAGGAGGAGACCGGGCTCGATCCGGCCGGCGTCCAGATCTTCGGCGTGCTGCCCCGGCTCTACATCCCCGTGAGCGGGTTCGTCGTGACGCCGGTCCTCGGCTGGTGGCACGAGCCGACGCCGGTGCGGGCGGTGGACAGCGGCGAGACGGCCCGTGTCTTCACGGTGCCCGTGGCGGATCTCACGGACCCGGCCAACCGAGCGACCGCCGTCCACCCCCGGGGCCACACAGGCCCGGCATTCCTGGTCGAATCGGCGCTGGTGTGGGGCTTCACAGCGGGCGTGATCGACCGGATCGTGCACTACGCCGGCTGGGAGCGCCCATGGGACCGAGCCAAGCGGGTGCCGCTCGACTGGCACGCGTGA
- a CDS encoding NUDIX hydrolase yields the protein MPNGQWYPPEWPDRIRALAAGELTAVEPRRAATVMLLRDAEAGTDSGPRVHMLRRRTSMAFAGGAYAYPGGGVDPRDAEDARLGWAGPTRDAWAARLGTDPASAQAIVCAAVRETYEEAGVLLAGPDATTVVGDTTGDDWETDRQALVTRDLSFADFLDRRGLVLRSDLLGAWARWITPEFEPRRYDTWFFVAMLPEGQVTRNASTEADRTVWIRPAEAAAGYDRGELLMMPPTISTLRDLLPYATVADVLVAAAERDLSPVLAQARLTGAGELVLSWPGHDEFTKHIPAGDRACGGAL from the coding sequence ATGCCCAATGGTCAGTGGTACCCGCCCGAGTGGCCGGACCGCATCCGTGCCCTAGCCGCAGGCGAGCTCACCGCGGTTGAGCCGCGGCGCGCCGCGACGGTGATGCTGCTACGGGACGCCGAGGCCGGCACGGACAGCGGCCCCCGCGTGCACATGCTGCGCAGACGGACCTCCATGGCGTTCGCCGGGGGCGCGTACGCGTACCCGGGTGGCGGCGTGGACCCGCGCGACGCCGAGGACGCGCGGCTGGGCTGGGCCGGCCCCACCCGCGACGCCTGGGCCGCGCGCCTCGGTACGGACCCCGCATCCGCCCAGGCCATCGTCTGCGCCGCGGTACGCGAGACCTACGAGGAGGCAGGCGTACTCCTCGCCGGGCCCGACGCCACCACCGTCGTCGGCGACACCACCGGCGACGACTGGGAGACCGACCGCCAGGCCCTGGTGACCCGCGACCTCAGCTTCGCCGACTTCCTCGACCGGCGTGGCCTGGTGCTCCGCTCCGATCTGCTCGGCGCCTGGGCACGCTGGATCACCCCCGAGTTCGAGCCGCGCCGCTACGACACGTGGTTCTTCGTCGCGATGCTGCCCGAGGGCCAGGTCACCCGTAACGCCTCGACCGAGGCCGACCGGACCGTCTGGATCCGGCCCGCCGAAGCCGCCGCCGGCTACGACAGGGGCGAGCTCCTGATGATGCCGCCGACCATCTCCACCCTGCGTGACCTCCTTCCGTACGCGACTGTCGCCGACGTCCTCGTGGCCGCGGCCGAACGTGATCTGAGCCCGGTGCTCGCGCAGGCCCGCCTGACCGGCGCCGGCGAACTCGTCCTGAGCTGGCCGGGCCACGACGAGTTCACCAAGCACATCCCCGCAGGGGACCGGGCCTGCGGAGGTGCCCTGTGA
- a CDS encoding RidA family protein, producing MSAVEAKLAELGLTLPSVVPPLAAYQPAVRSGAYVYTAGQLPMVDGKLPVTGKVGGEVTPQEAKELAATCALNALAAVKSVTGDLDRIARVVKVVGFVASAPDFTGQPGVINGASELLGAVLGDKGVHARSAVGVTVLPLDAPVEVEIQVELVED from the coding sequence ATGAGCGCCGTGGAAGCCAAGCTCGCCGAACTCGGCCTGACCCTTCCGTCGGTCGTCCCGCCGCTCGCCGCGTACCAGCCCGCCGTGCGCTCCGGGGCGTACGTGTACACGGCCGGCCAGCTGCCGATGGTGGACGGCAAGCTGCCCGTCACCGGCAAGGTCGGCGGCGAGGTCACCCCGCAGGAGGCCAAGGAACTGGCCGCCACCTGTGCCCTGAACGCGCTCGCCGCGGTCAAGTCCGTCACGGGCGACCTCGACCGCATCGCGCGCGTCGTGAAGGTCGTCGGCTTCGTGGCCTCGGCCCCCGACTTCACCGGCCAGCCCGGCGTCATCAACGGCGCCAGCGAACTCCTCGGCGCCGTCCTCGGCGACAAGGGCGTTCACGCGCGCAGCGCGGTCGGCGTCACGGTCCTGCCCCTGGACGCGCCCGTCGAGGTCGAGATCCAGGTGGAACTCGTCGAGGACTGA
- a CDS encoding MBL fold metallo-hydrolase, translating to MTDAAALPGQPRGGVLTGPATDRATNVLAPNASAMTLDGTNTWIVSEPDSDLAVVIDPGPLDDGHLGRVVAMAEKAGKRVALTLLTHGHPDHAEGAARFAELTRTPVRALDPALRLGDEGLAAGDVVTIGGLEMRVVPTPGHTADSLCFHLPADRAVLTGDTVLGRGTTVVAHPDGRLGDYLDSLRRLRSLTVDDGVHTVLPGHGPVLDDAQGAVEFYLAHRAHRLAQVETAVENGHLTAAEVVALVYSDVDPSLWPAAELSVRAQLEYLREHGLI from the coding sequence GTGACTGACGCCGCCGCACTCCCCGGGCAGCCGCGCGGCGGGGTCCTCACGGGCCCTGCCACCGACCGCGCGACCAATGTGCTCGCGCCCAACGCCTCCGCGATGACGCTGGACGGCACGAACACCTGGATCGTCTCCGAGCCCGATTCCGACTTGGCCGTCGTCATCGACCCCGGACCCCTCGACGACGGCCACCTCGGCCGGGTCGTCGCGATGGCCGAGAAGGCGGGCAAACGGGTCGCGCTGACTCTGCTCACCCACGGCCACCCCGATCACGCCGAGGGCGCGGCCCGCTTCGCGGAGCTGACCCGTACCCCCGTGCGTGCCCTGGATCCGGCCCTGCGCCTGGGTGACGAGGGTCTTGCGGCGGGCGACGTCGTCACCATCGGCGGCCTGGAGATGAGGGTGGTGCCCACCCCGGGCCACACGGCGGACTCGCTCTGCTTCCATCTGCCCGCCGACCGGGCCGTCCTGACGGGTGACACGGTCCTCGGGCGCGGTACGACCGTCGTGGCCCATCCCGACGGGCGCCTGGGCGACTATCTGGACTCCCTTCGCAGGTTGCGTTCGCTGACTGTCGACGACGGCGTGCACACGGTGTTGCCGGGGCACGGTCCGGTGCTCGACGATGCGCAGGGTGCCGTCGAGTTCTATCTGGCCCACCGCGCGCACCGGCTGGCCCAGGTGGAGACGGCGGTGGAGAACGGACACCTCACGGCGGCCGAAGTGGTGGCCCTGGTCTACTCGGACGTCGACCCGTCGTTGTGGCCGGCGGCCGAGCTTTCGGTGCGCGCGCAGCTCGAGTATCTGCGCGAGCACGGCCTGATCTGA